In Mycobacterium sp. ITM-2016-00317, the genomic window CGGAGCTGTACGGCAGCACCGCCAGATGCGACGACGGCGCGAAATTCACCTGGGGCGCAGGGCCTCCCGACTCCAGTATGTCGGCCGCATTCGGATGACCGTCCGCGGCGCGGCCCGGACCGTCGAGCACGATGAGGTTCTCGTCGGCGAGCCCGGCCGCGGCGGCAGCCTCCTTGGCCTGGGCCGCCAGTGGGGTCACCGTGATCAACGTGGTCGCCTTGGAGTCGCCCAGCTGCTTGGCGATGTCCTTGGCGGTGAACAACGCGTTGATCGTCGTCGCCGTCGCGCCGGCGCGCAGGATGCCGTGGAACGCGACGGCGAACGCCGAGCTGTTGGGTGCGAGCAGGCCGACGACGTCGCCGACACCGATGCCGCGCGCGGCCAGCGCGCCTGCGAAGGAGTCGACCCGGTCGAGCATCTCGCGGTAGGTGGTCTTGCGGCCGCTTTTCGCGTCGATCAGCGCGACCCGGTCCAGGTCCGGGTCCTCGGGTCCGGAGAACCCGGAGAACAGGTAGTCATAGACGCTGGCCGTGGGGATGTCGACTTCGGGGAAGGGGCTTGAGAAGGTCATGGTGTCTCCGATCGAATCATGCCGGGGTCAGGCGTCGTCGAGCTGTCGGATCAATTTCTTCGCCGCGGTCATCCGGTAGGACGCGTCGAGCAGTTCGGTGACCTCGGCCCAGTCCACCGGCGCGGCGTCCAGGTCGAGTCCGAGCCAGCCGAAGGGGCCCAGGTAGGCCGGGAAGAAGAACCTGGCGTCCTGTTCGAGCGCGCGCCGGTCGCTCTCGTCGACCTTGACCAGCACCGAGTGCGGGTACTGCAGGTACCGGCCCTTGGTGGAGGTCTTGACGCTTCCGCCGTACATGGCGAACATCTTCGGCACGCAGAACACCGGCCTGCCCCAGGAGATCTTCTCGAAGGCCCCGGGAAAACCGAGGGCGATGTCCCGGAGTTCGGCCAGGCCGGGGTCGTCGTCGCCGAACATCAGCGGGTGCGGCATGGGGAGCAGCCTACGCAGCGGAGCGGTGTCGGCGGTCTTCGATAGCCTGCCAGGGTGAGTCCCGAGGTGGCCCCGGATCCCGAGGCAGTGCTGGCCGAGCAGTCCGACGACGCGCCCGACGCCGCGCTGCGCCGGCAGTGGCAGGAGCTCGCCGACCAGGTCCGCGAGCATCAGTTCCGCTACTACGTCCGGGACGCCCCGATCGTCAGCGACGCCGAGTTCGACGAGATGCTGCGCCGGCTGCAGACGCTGGAGGACGACCACCCGGAGCTGCGCACCCCGGACTCGCCGACCCAGCTCGTCGGCGGCGCCGGGTTCGCCACCGACTTCACCGCCGCCGAGCATCTCGAGCGCATGCTCAGCCTGGACAACGTGTTCACCCCGGACGAGCTGGCCGCGTGGGCCGCCCGGATCAAGAGCGAGATCGGCGCGGACGCGCAGTATCTGTGCGAGTTGAAGATCGACGGGGTCGCGCTGGCGCTGGTCTACCGGGACGGCGGCTGGTCCGGGCGGCCACCCGCGGCGACGGGCGCACCGGCGAGGACGTCACCCTGAACGCCCGCACCATCGATGACATTCCCGAGAAACTCACCGGCACAGACGAATTCCCGGTTCCCAAAGTCCTCGAAGTGCGTGGCGAGGTGTTCTTCCGGGTGGCCGACTTCGAGGACCTCAACGCGGGGCTGGTCGCCGAGGGCAAGCCGCCGTTCGCCAACCCGCGCAACAGCGCGGCCGGTTCGCTGCGGCAGAAGAACCCGGCGGTGACCGCCCGGCGCAGGCTGCGGATGATCTGCCACGGGCTGGGCCACATCGAGAGCGCAGGCGGCTATCCGTTCAAGACCCTGCACGACGCCTACCGCGCGCTGAAGGCGTGGGGCCTGCCGGTGTCCACCCACACCGCCCAGGTCAAGGGCCTCGACGCGGTCACCGAGCGCATCGCCTACTGGGGAGAGCACCGGCACGACGTCGAGCACGAGATCGACGGCCTGGTGGTCAAGGTCGACGACGTGGCACTGCAGCGTCGCCTCGGGGCCACCTCGCGCGCACCGCGGTGGGCGGTGGCCTACAAGTACCCGCCCGAGGAGGCGCAGACCAAGCTGCTCGACATCCGGGTCAACGTCGGCCGCACCGGCCGGGTCACCCCGTTCGCGTACATGGAGCCGGTGAAGATCGCCGGGTCCACCGTCGGGCTGGCGACGCTGCACAACGGGTCGGAGGTCAAACGCAAGGGCGTGCTGATCGGCGACACCGTGGTGATCCGCAAGGCGGGCGACGTGATCCCGGAGGTGCTCGGCCCGGTCGTCGACCTGCGCGACGGCACCGAACGCGAGTTCCACATGCCCACCCACTGCCCGGAGTGCGGCACCGCGCTGGCCCCGGCCAAGGAGGGCGACGCCGACATCCGCTGCCCCAACTCGCGCACCTGCCCGGCGCAGTTGCGGGAGCGCGTGTTTCACGTCGCCGGCCGCGGCGCGTTCGACATCGAGGGCCTCGGCTACGAAGCCGCCACCGCGCTGCTGCAGTCGGGGGCGATCACGGACGAAGGCGACCTGTTCGACCTGACCGCCGAGGACCTGCTGCGCACCGAGCTGTTCACCACCAAAGCGGGGGAGCTCTCGGCCAACGGCAAGCGGCTGCTGGCCAATCTGGGCAAGGCCAAATCCCAACCGCTGTGGCGGGTGCTCGTCGCGCTGTCGATCAGGCACGTCGGGCCCACCGCAGCCCGCGCGCTGGCCACCGAGTTCGGCAGCCTGGACGCGATCGTCGCCGCCTCCGAGGAACAGCTGGCCGCCACCGAGGGGGTCGGGCCGACGATCGCGGCGGCGGTCACCGAATGGTTCACCGTCGACTGGCACCGCGCGATCGTCGACAAATGGCGCGCGGCCGGCGTGCGGATGGCCGACGAGCGCGACGCCAGCATCGAGCGCACGCTGGAGGGACTGTCGATCGTGGTGACCGGCTCGCTGGCGAGCTACAGCCGGGACGAGGCCAAGGAGGCGATCATCGCCCGCGGCGGCAAGGCGGTCGGGTCGGTGTCGAAGAAGACCGCCTACGTCGTCGCCGGTGACGCGCCCGGATCCAAGTACGACAAGGCGATCGAACTGGGCGTGCCGGTGCTCGACGAGGACGGCTTCCGCCGGCTGCTGGAGAGCGGGCCCCCCTCGGAGGACGATCAAGCGGCGGGGGACGAGCCGCGGTGAGGAGTCCGACAGTCGGGACGCGTCAGCTGATGATCGTGGTGACGATGCCGGCCAGGTAGCCGAGGCGGGCGACCTCACTCGGGCGGAACGCCGGCCCACCGGGGCGGCCGAGCAGCATCGCAGTCCGCGGATCGCCCAGCGGCGCGGCCGCCAGCGTGGTGTCCATGTCGCGCCACACCTGGGGCACCCAGTCCGCGGTCGCGTCCAGCGCCGCGGCGCGCTGCAGCGGCAACCAGGGCGTCTCGGCGGCCTGTGTCTCGGGGGCGCCAGCGCTGCCCACCACGCGCTCGGAACCGGTGTCGGTCAGTTGCACGACGGTGCACCAGCCGACCCGCAGCACCCGCGGCGCCTCGTCGACCAGTACCTGCAGCCGCTTGAGCGTGCCGTCGGCCGCGGCCACGTGATCGATCAGCTCCAGCTCGCGGTGCGCCTCCAGCAGCCCGGTGTGCGGGCGGATGCTGTCGACGTAGACGCCCTTGAGCTTCTCGGCGGCGGTGATCAGCATGTCGGGCATCGCGCCCAACGGAAGCTCGACCACCAGATCGTCGACCGCGTAACCGGCGGAGCGTTCCACCACGTCCAGGGACAGAATGTCGGCGCCCACCGAGCCCAGCGCGACGGCCAGGGAACCGAGGCTGCCCGGCCTGTCCTCGAGCTGGACCCGCAGCAGATACGAAGGCACGGCCAACACTGTGTCACGGACCGCCCCGACCGGGCGACTCGGGCGACCGAGCTCTTGTCGGCTCGGCCGACGTCGGGCCGCGAGCGGGTTGAACTAGGGTTGGTGGCCGTGTCACAGATCTCCCGCGACGAGGTAGCGCACTTGGCGCGTCTCGCTCGACTCGCCCTGACCGACAGCGAATTGGACAGCTTTGTCGGTCAGTTGGACGCCATCCTGGGCCATGTCGGCCAGATCCAGGCCGTCGACGTCACCGGCGTCGAAGCCACCGACAACCCGTTGACCGACGTCAACGTGTTCCGGTCCGACGACCCGCAGCCGAGCCTGTCCCAGGACGACGCGCTGGCCGCCGCGCCGAACGCCGCCGACGGGCGCTTCGCGGTGCCGCGAATCCTAGGAGAGCCCGAATGACCGACACCGAGCTGATCAGGCTGGACGCCGCCACCCTCGCGGCGAAGATCGCGGCCAAGGAGGTGTCCTCGACCGAGGTGACCCAGGCCTGCCTGGACCAGATCGCGGCCACCGACGAGCAGTACCACGCGTTCCTGCACGTCGCCGCGGACCGGGCACTGGAAGCCGCCGCGGCGGTGGACAAGGCGGCGGCAGCCGGCGCCGAACCGGCCTCCCCGCTGGCCGGTGTGCCGCTGGCGCTCAAGGACGTCTTCACGACCACCGACATGCCCACCACCTGCGGATCCAAGATCCTGGACGGCTGGACCTCGCCCTACGACGCGACGGTCACCGCGAAGCTGCGCGCCGCGGGCATCCCGATCCTGGGCAAGACCAACATGGACGAGTTCGCGATGGGGTCGTCGACGGAGAACTCGGCGTACGGCCCCACCCGCAACCCGTGGGACACCGACCGGGTGCCCGGCGGGTCGGGCGGCGGCAGTGCCGCGGCGCTCGCGGCGTTCCAGGCCCCGCTGGCCATCGGCACCGACACCGGCGGATCGATCCGCCAGCCCGCCGCGCTGACGGCCACCGTGGGCGTGAAGCCGACCTACGGCACGGTGTCCCGGTACGGGCTGGTGGCATGCGCGTCGTCGCTGGACCAGGGCGGGCCGTGCGCGCGCACCGTGCTCGACACCGCGCTGCTGCACCAGGTCATCGCGGGGCACGACCCGAGGGACTCGACGTCGGTGGACGCTCCGGTGCCCGACATCGTCGGCGCCGCCCGCGCAGGCGCCGAGGGCGACCTCAACGGTGTGCGCATCGGCGTGGTCAAGCAGCTGCGCAGCGGCGAGGGCTACCAGCCCGGCGTGCTCGCGTCGTTCAACGCCGCCGTCGAGCAGCTGACCGCGCTCGGCGCCGAGATCAGCGAGGTCGACTGCCCGCACTTCGACTACTCGCTGCCCGCCTACTACCTGATCCTGCCGTCGGAGGTGTCGTCGAACCTGGCGAAGTTCGACGGCATGCGTTACGGGCTGCGGGCCGGCGACGACGGCACCCACAGTGCCGAGGAGGTCATGGCGATCACCCGGGCGGCCGGCTTCGGCCCCGAGGTCAAGCGCCGCATCATGATCGGCACCTACGCGCTGTCGGCCGGCTACTACGACGCCTATTACAACCAGGCCCAGAAGGTGCGCACGCTGATCGCGCGCGACCTCGAGCAGGCCTACCGCAGCGTCGACGTGCTGGTCTCGCCTGCTACTCCGTCCACGGCGTTCCGCCTCGGGGAGAAGGTCGACGATCCGCTGGCCATGTACCTGTTCGACCTGTGCACGCTGCCGTTGAACCTGGCCGGGCACTGCGGGATGTCGGTGCCGTCGGGGCTGTCGGCCGACGACAATCTGCCCGTAGGCCTGCAGATCATGGCGCCCGCGCTGGCCGACGACCGCCTCTATCGGGTGGGTGCGGCCTACGAAACCGCGCGAGGACCGATGCCGACCGCGCTCTGAGCGGGTTAGATGGTGTCATGCGTATCGGAGTGCTGACCGGCGGAGGTGACTGTCCAGGGCTGAACGCCGTGATCCGCGCGGTGGTCCGCACCTGTGACGCGCGGTACGGATCGTCGGTGGTCGGTTTCCAGGACGGATGGCGTGGGCTGCTGGAGGACCGGCGGGTCCAGCTGCGCAACGACGACCGCAACGACCGGCTGCTCGCCAAGGGCGGCACCATGCTCGGTACCGCACGGGTCAACCCCGACAAACTGCGGGCCGGGCTGGACCAGATCAAGCAGACGCTGGAGGACAACGGCATCGACGTGCTCATCCCGATCGGGGGAGAGGGCACACTGACCGCCGCGCACTGGCTGTCCGAGGAGAACGTCCCCGTCGTCGGGGTGCCCAAGACGATCGACAACGACATCGACTGCACCGACGTGACGTTCGGCCACGACACCGCGCTGACCGTCGCGACCGAGGCCATCGACCGGCTGCACAGCACCGCCGAATCCCATCAGCGGGTGATGCTGGTCGAGGTGATGGGCCGCCACGCCGGCTGGATCGCGCTCAACGCCGGGCTGGCCTCGGGAGCCCACATGACCCTGATCCCCGAGCAGCCGTTCGACGTCGAAGAGGTGTGCCGGCTGGTCAAACAGCGCTTCGTGCGCGGTGATTCGCACTTCATCTGCGTGGTCGCCGAGGGCGCGAAGCCGGCCGAGGGCTCCATGCAGCTGCGCAGCGGCGGCATCGACGAGTTCGGTCACGAGCGGTTCACCGGCGTGGCCCAGCAGCTCGCGGTCGAGGTGGAGAAGCGGATCAACAAGGAGGTCCGCGTCACGGTGCTCGGCCACGTGCAGCGCGGCGGGACGCCCACCGCCTACGACCGCGTGCTGGCCACCCGGTTCGGCGTCAACGCCGCCGACGCCGCACACGCCGGCGAGTACGGGATGATGGTGTCGCTGCGGGGCCAGGAGATCGGCCGGGTGCCGCTGGAGGAGGCGGTCCGCCAGCTCAAGCTGGTGCCGCAGAGCCGCTACGACGACGCCGCCGAGTTCTTCGGCTGATTCGCCCGCGCGTTCGTGTCTGTTCGCGGCGAAAAGGCGACCCATTAGGATCGGTGACATGTCTGTCGCTACCGCTGAGCTGCTCGATTACGACGAGGTCATCGCCAGGTACGAGCCCGTTCTGGGCCTGGAGGTGCACGTCGAGCTGTCGACCGCGACCAAGATGTTCTGCGGATGCGCCAACAGCTTCGGCGCCGAACCCAACACCCAGGTGTGCCCGGTCTGCCTCGGTCTGCCCGGCTCGCTGCCGGTGCTCAACGAGGCCGCAGTGGAGTCCGCGATCCGCATCGGCCTGGCGCTGAACTGCGACATCGCCCCGTGGGGCCGGTTCGCCCGGAAGAACTACTTCTACCCGGACCAGCCGAAGAACTACCAGATCTCCCAGTACGACGAGCCGATCGCGATCAACGGCTACCTCGACGTGCCCCTCGACGACGGCACGACGTGGCGGATCGAGATCGAGCGCGCCCACATGGAGGAGGACACCGGCAAGCTGACCCACCTGGGCAGCGACACCGGCCGCATCT contains:
- a CDS encoding MmcQ/YjbR family DNA-binding protein, with product MPHPLMFGDDDPGLAELRDIALGFPGAFEKISWGRPVFCVPKMFAMYGGSVKTSTKGRYLQYPHSVLVKVDESDRRALEQDARFFFPAYLGPFGWLGLDLDAAPVDWAEVTELLDASYRMTAAKKLIRQLDDA
- a CDS encoding amino acid-binding protein, translating into MPSYLLRVQLEDRPGSLGSLAVALGSVGADILSLDVVERSAGYAVDDLVVELPLGAMPDMLITAAEKLKGVYVDSIRPHTGLLEAHRELELIDHVAAADGTLKRLQVLVDEAPRVLRVGWCTVVQLTDTGSERVVGSAGAPETQAAETPWLPLQRAAALDATADWVPQVWRDMDTTLAAAPLGDPRTAMLLGRPGGPAFRPSEVARLGYLAGIVTTIIS
- the gatC gene encoding Asp-tRNA(Asn)/Glu-tRNA(Gln) amidotransferase subunit GatC, translating into MSQISRDEVAHLARLARLALTDSELDSFVGQLDAILGHVGQIQAVDVTGVEATDNPLTDVNVFRSDDPQPSLSQDDALAAAPNAADGRFAVPRILGEPE
- the gatA gene encoding Asp-tRNA(Asn)/Glu-tRNA(Gln) amidotransferase subunit GatA gives rise to the protein MTDTELIRLDAATLAAKIAAKEVSSTEVTQACLDQIAATDEQYHAFLHVAADRALEAAAAVDKAAAAGAEPASPLAGVPLALKDVFTTTDMPTTCGSKILDGWTSPYDATVTAKLRAAGIPILGKTNMDEFAMGSSTENSAYGPTRNPWDTDRVPGGSGGGSAAALAAFQAPLAIGTDTGGSIRQPAALTATVGVKPTYGTVSRYGLVACASSLDQGGPCARTVLDTALLHQVIAGHDPRDSTSVDAPVPDIVGAARAGAEGDLNGVRIGVVKQLRSGEGYQPGVLASFNAAVEQLTALGAEISEVDCPHFDYSLPAYYLILPSEVSSNLAKFDGMRYGLRAGDDGTHSAEEVMAITRAAGFGPEVKRRIMIGTYALSAGYYDAYYNQAQKVRTLIARDLEQAYRSVDVLVSPATPSTAFRLGEKVDDPLAMYLFDLCTLPLNLAGHCGMSVPSGLSADDNLPVGLQIMAPALADDRLYRVGAAYETARGPMPTAL
- a CDS encoding ATP-dependent 6-phosphofructokinase is translated as MRIGVLTGGGDCPGLNAVIRAVVRTCDARYGSSVVGFQDGWRGLLEDRRVQLRNDDRNDRLLAKGGTMLGTARVNPDKLRAGLDQIKQTLEDNGIDVLIPIGGEGTLTAAHWLSEENVPVVGVPKTIDNDIDCTDVTFGHDTALTVATEAIDRLHSTAESHQRVMLVEVMGRHAGWIALNAGLASGAHMTLIPEQPFDVEEVCRLVKQRFVRGDSHFICVVAEGAKPAEGSMQLRSGGIDEFGHERFTGVAQQLAVEVEKRINKEVRVTVLGHVQRGGTPTAYDRVLATRFGVNAADAAHAGEYGMMVSLRGQEIGRVPLEEAVRQLKLVPQSRYDDAAEFFG